Proteins from a genomic interval of Onychostoma macrolepis isolate SWU-2019 chromosome 17, ASM1243209v1, whole genome shotgun sequence:
- the insm1b gene encoding insulinoma-associated protein 1b — protein sequence MPKGFLVKRNKKAALVSYRIRSDEDGGSAPECQIAQIASPPPAPSASKPDSITSAFPSDGAEAPVPVHSAKPVQFGNPETVYQALYSPTRPISKEHDRKYFERSLNLGSPVSAESFPTPASLTSLDHHLLFAPVDLKIGTSNSNRSGTAPVIRTGAKRPPSDAAERKSSKSAKKPKAIRKLNFEDEVTTSPVLGLKIKEGPVDLKPRAASGNTNKPLGEFICQLCREEYSDPFSLAQHKCSRIVRVEYRCPECEKVFSCPANLASHRRWHKPRVPNAPKQALQPAKPFPEEFPGDRDSPSPGLSESGSDDGLYDCQHCGKRFKRQAYLRKHILGHQALQNQLLGEALRAAESPDIVPSEDSQSPAPLNLSPADCLACPACGEKLPNRASLERHLRILHDDSQAFPCKFCPATFYSSPGLTRHINKCHPTENRQVILLQMPVRNAC from the coding sequence ATGCCCAAAGGATTCCTGGTGAAAAGGAACAAGAAAGCAGCGCTCGTTTCGTACCGGATACGCTCGGATGAGGATGGAGGATCCGCTCCAGAATGCCAGATCGCGCAGATCGCCTCGCCTCCACCCGCGCCCAGCGCCTCCAAGCCGGATAGCATCACCTCAGCGTTCCCGTCGGACGGAGCAGAGGCGCCAGTGCCGGTCCACAGCGCCAAGCCGGTGCAGTTCGGCAATCCGGAGACGGTGTACCAAGCCCTGTACAGCCCCACCCGGCCCATCAGCAAGGAGCACGACAGGAAATATTTCGAGAGGAGTCTCAACCTCGGCTCGCCCGTCTCTGCCGAGTCGTTCCCGACTCCCGCCTCTCTCACCAGCTTGGACCATCATCTTCTGTTCGCGCCGGTCGACTTGAAAATCGGCACCAGCAACAGCAACCGGAGCGGAACGGCGCCCGTCATCCGCACCGGCGCCAAAAGACCTCCCTCGGACGCCGCCGAGCGTAAAAGCAGCAAAAGCGCCAAGAAGCCCAAAGCCATACGCAAACTCAACTTCGAGGACGAGGTCACCACATCCCCGGTGCTGGGCCTGAAAATCAAAGAGGGGCCCGTGGACCTGAAGCCCCGAGCGGCCTCGGGCAACACCAACAAGCCCCTGGGGGAGTTCATTTGCCAGCTTTGCAGAGAAGAATACTCGGACCCGTTCTCTCTGGCACAGCACAAGTGCTCCCGGATAGTGCGGGTGGAGTACAGGTGTCCCGAGTGCGAGAAGGTCTTCAGCTGTCCGGCGAACCTGGCCTCCCACCGGCGCTGGCACAAACCGCGCGTGCCAAACGCGCCCAAACAAGCCCTCCAGCCCGCCAAACCGTTCCCCGAGGAGTTCCCCGGCGACAGAGACTCCCCGAGTCCGGGTCTGTCAGAGTCCGGCTCCGACGACGGGCTCTACGACTGCCAGCACTGCGGGAAGAGGTTCAAGCGCCAAGCCTACCTGAGGAAGCACATCCTGGGACACCAGGCGCTCCAAAATCAGCTCCTCGGAGAGGCTTTGCGCGCCGCGGAGAGCCCCGACATCGTGCCGTCGGAGGACAGCCAAAGCCCGGCTCCGCTCAATCTGAGCCCAGCGGACTGTCTCGCGTGTCCGGCTTGTGGAGAGAAGCTGCCCAACCGGGCGAGTCTGGAGCGACACCTGCGCATCCTGCACGACGACTCCCAGGCGTTTCCCTGCAAGTTCTGCCCCGCCACTTTCTACAGCTCGCCGGGTCTCACCAGGCACATCAACAAATGCCACCCCACCGAAAACAGGCAAGTCATCCTTCTCCAGATGCCCGTGCGTAACGCCTGCTGA